The genomic window AATCCCTTCTACATGCTCTGAGATCTAGTTCTACTGGTCTATTTGCTGTTCCAAATATGGGAagctccattttctttctctgatcctTTGCATTAGTTGCTCGTCATGACTGGAATGTTTCCCTTTCACTTCTGCTTCTCAGAATCCCTAGTTTTCTTGAAGACTCAACTCAAGAGCCATCTTCTGAAGCATAAGCAGAGTTCATGATCTTTCCCCAACCCATTttctgaacttattttttttattgtcttgATATAACTACCTTTCCAGTTACTCAAGATTACAGCCTTAGTGTCATCCTCAATTTCTCACTTGTATATACCCCACAGATTCATtcagttgctaaatcttatcatttctacctcCATGCCTTCTTTAAAacataacctttttttttcctccactgaCAAAGTTACTATATGATTTTGGGACCTCGTTACCTATTGCTTACCTAGATTGTTGCAGTACTCTCCCATTTGGTCTGTCTTTCACCTttctccactccaatccattcaCAGCTACTAAAACATCGATCTCATTATATTACCCTCCCTACACAACAAATTTTTGTGGCCTCCTATTGCCTTTGATATTTTTtgatccttcattctcgaagaagaccatgacatcaggggaggtgatgccatgacaaacacatgaattggattaggGGGGAGGGCTGTACtatgtcaccaacctcactttctcctacagaaccatctggatccaatggacatatatgaatcaggatgcctgaagatgtccctggatgcaaagcagagttaagtgacttgcccaaggtcacacttgtccaaggtcactgtcaagtgtctaaggctgaattcaaactcccaccctcaagaccaatgctctatccactgcaccaactaaaTGTCCTCTTGGTGCTTTTAGAATCAAGTAGAAACTCatttgggcagttaggtgacacagtggatagagcactggacttggagtaaggaagagtcatcttccagagttcaaatctggcctcaaacaatgactagctgtgtgaccctgggcagtcatttaacatttttgcctcagtttcctcacttgtaaagtgagctagagaaggaaatggcaaactacttaagCATCTTTGCtacaaaaatcccaaatgaggtcatgaagaatcagatatgactgaaaaacaactgaagaaactaCTCTGTTCAGCATTTGAACTCTGCATTATAGCCTTTCTGATCATCATACATTTTAATCCTTTCTACACGCTCTGAGATCTAGATCTACTGGTCTATTTGTTGTTCCAAATATGGGAAGCTCCATCTCCTTTCTCTGATCCTTTGCATTAGTTGCTCCTCATGACTGTCTTTTCACTTTTGCTTCTcagaatctctagtttccttgAAGACTGAACTCAAGAGCCATGTTCTACATAATTCTCCTGGTAGGAAACAACTGcattgtattcattttgtatatttccTGTTGATacctatatttgtatattttgtcAGGGAGAGTCAAACTCTTCTCTTTGTTTCCCCAGGGCTTAGATTGCCTGTATCATGGTAGGCATTAATAATgcttgttggggtggctaggtggcacaatggatagagcactggccctggagtcagaagtacctgagttcaaatccggcctcaggcacttaataattacttaactgtgtggctttggacaagccattttAACCCCCTTCCCTCCCAAAATTGCCGAAGATCCATAGATCAAAGaactaaaatgaaagaaagaggttATACTGGGTGGTCACTAAGATAACTTCTAggtaaatctatgatcctgtgataaaaaaaagagggatgAAAGTTACTTCAGAAAATcacatttacagatgaaaaagttgGAGTCCAGAgtagttaagggacttgcccaaacaTTAttccgaatttgaacccaggttctctgtcatagatcatagatttaaaatcgGAAGTGATCTCAGAGACCCTCTAGTCCAACCCtatctttttttacagatgaggaaaatgagaagttaaatgatttgttcaaagtcacacaggtaacaaGGACAGACTCTAAACTTAGGACCTCTGATGTAAACATGTTGTTTTTCTAGATATTTCCTTGAGATcaaggacttttttctttttttcttttctttttgcatcctCAGCACCTAGCATTGTGTCCAGTCAATCAGGGGGTGTCCTGAGCTTGacataacaacaatcctttgctCTGAATGATCTCACTCTTTGGATGACTTCACGTACAGCAAAATCCTAGAATTGTTTCTCACCAGCATCAGGTGATCTTTGAGTTTGGACAAGCATGAATTCCTGCTATGAATCAAATTTGTCCCATTGTTACCATTTTGTGCTTGGTCAGAGTTACAGCTTATGGCACAGTCATAGATACAAATATTGAGATCTCACACTGCCTTGGATACCTCCCatgctggtggggggggggactctCCAGCACACATGTTATTGTTTGTAAGGTGTTTTCCTCATTTAGTTGAAttcctgactctcttgtctttgaTATGCTCTCTTCAACCCCTGCCATTCACATGTTAGAAACCAGCTCTGGTCTGCTGACAAATTGAAATCCAGATCATTAATATTGTTCACCCCAAATCCATACCTAATCTAACTTCCCTATTGGGACCACCTTTCCAGTCACCAGGTTGACTTGGGATTTCATCTATTTCACCCCTCGTCCTTTCTCATCGTACATTTCCAAtaccaaatttcattttttccccctataatATCCCTCAGATGTGTTTCCTTCTCTCAAGCAAGCTACTACCTTAGTTtaaggccctcatcacctctcacttgCAATATTGTAATTGCACTTTTGCAGCCGATCAGGTTTGAGTAACTTGCCTCAGTCCTACaactagcaagtgtttgaggttggatttgaactcaagttctcctgatctGAGGGTCAGTGTTTCATTCACTAAGACACCTAATGGATCTCCCCGCTTTAATTCCATTCTTCACACCATtgccaaactgattttcctaaagcaaagttCTGGCCATGTCACTCACCTGCTCAATAAACTCTACCATCTTTAGGATTTGTCAGCTCTATTAACAAATGACCAAAGAGTGACAGAGGTTTTGCAAccattaataacaaaaatagcaaaGCACTCACAAAAACAAGAAGTTTTCTTTATTCATGGGGGAGAGAAATTAGACATATGTGTTAGGGCTTCCTCTACTAGGAGAAAGGAGGCAGTGGAGTTAAATCTTGATTTATACATTTGTGGCTAGATAAAGAATCAAATAGAATAGTGTAGCAACAAAAACTAAGCAAGGTGCCTAGCAACAAAAACTCCATTCATAGCAAGGCTTCATTTCTTGGCCTGTTGGTGCTTGCCAGACCTCAGGGACCATTAGTTCTGTGATTTAGTTGCAGCAAAATCCATCCCGGGCACAAAGGATTCTTGTTAGGCTAAGTCAAGGCACAATTTGATTGCTGAGCATCAGCTCTGGAAAACAGGGTGTCTAAAAAGAGAGAGCAGTAGTCTTGGATCCTAACAGATcaaatgttatttcttctttctctgatccTTTTGAAATGTCTGGTTTAGGTCATAATCATGAGTGCATTAattacaaatatgtaaatatcgTTATTTGTCTTTCCTGctccaagaagaccaaaatgaaccCAGTCCAGCTTTGGTTAATCATACCCATATGAGTCTGAAAGCTTCTACCATAAGAACATTTGAGGGGAGCTGACTCAAAAGTAGTGAATCAAGTAAATATACGTGATGTGCATGTGGTAAAAGTTTTTGCTGATGGACCCGTGTGATCAAAACAGTTCCGACATAAAAGGTTCATACAGTAGCACGTGAGGCAAGACTTGACCCCAGCTCTTTTTGACATCAAAGGTGGCAGCTGTCCATTTTGCCACGCTACTTCCCCTGGTACCTCCTGAGAGCTTCAGAGAGCGCTCCAGAGCAGGCTCCGTAAGCTAGTCACAGTAAAGAACCACAATTCCCAGACTGCTTTGGGGCCATAAGGCGACTACAGGTCCCAAGATGCAACACGCCCACGCAGGCTGACGGGAAGCCTCCTTTCCAAGGACAAGTGACGTCCTTACGCATAGGCTTTCTCACGTCTTTTTCTCGGCTCCCACCTTGGCAGCCATTTTGTGCAGGACATTATGAAACCTCCGGGTCCTTCGGACTCTATGGTCGAAGCATTTCGGAGGTTCCGCCAATCAGAAACCGAGTGCTGGGAGAAGGCCCCGCCCCGGGCCGCAGAGAGGCGGGTCTCGATGGAAGGATCCAATAAAGGATAAAAAGGACGCCCGTCGGGGAGCCAATAGGCGCGCCCCGTCGGTTGACTGATCCCACTGGGGAAGGGGTGGGCCAGGGCGGCGGCCAATAAGAACGGAGGGCCGGCGGGGCACGTGGGCGGGGAGCGGGGCTCTGGGGCCCGGAAAGGCTGAGAGCGGGAGGTGAGTCACCTTGAGCGGAGCTAGCGGGAGCCGGGGCGGCGCGGGCCTTGGGGAGCGCGGCGGCAGGTGACCGGGGCCGGGGGCGGCATTTGCGGGGACCCCGGGCGCGGGGGGCACCGGCTGCAGTGGCTTCCCGGCCCCGGGGGGGGGGAGGCGGGGTTCCCCGGCCGAGGGGGAGCCGCGCAGCCGGGGCTCCCGCTGCCCCTGCCGCGGGCGGTGTGGCGGCGGCCGGAGGTCTCGAGCAGGGGGCAGCCGCCGGGTGACCTTGGGCCCCGGCGCGTGTGTCCATCCGCGCCCCCGGGCCGCCCTTCCCCCGCTTTAGAGCGAGGGCCTCCCTTGAGCAGCCCGGCCCGGGCTCGAGCCTCCGGGGGAGGGGTCCTCCCCTCCCCGAGCTGCCCCGGGGACCCCCTTAGAACCGCGGCCGCAGGCGGGGAGGGGGTGCGGAGGCCGCTCCCCGACCTCTGAGCTTGTCCTTATCCGCCCCCGGGAGGAAGGGCAAAAGGGCACAGGACGGAGGGCAGGGAGGTATGGTTGCTGCTGTGCCAGGGAGCCCAGAGGCCGAGGCCAGGGAGCCTGCTCGGGGAGTCGCTGCGCTGAAAACCCCTCTTAACGGGTTGGTTTTTCCTTCTGCCCATCAGTATATAGAGCAGGATGCAGTCCACGGGGGCGCTCCTCGTTTCTCCAGCCCTGGTGAGTATTGTTTCCTGGGAGTTGTATACCAGCCAGGTGGCAGTGAAGAATTGTAAGGACTGGAGCTCTGAGATGCCCAAAAGGACAGGTGGAGTATAGGAAAGCCAATCCAAGAGACGCTTGGATGAGTCCAAAAAGCAGCAGATGATGTAAAGTGGATTTACCTTTGGATGTGGTCAGAAGGCCAGTGACTGGGTATTCTTAATCAGGAACTTGGGGACCCTTCCTAGTGAATGGAGGTGGGGGGGTTACTCCTTGGACTCCTTTTCGAGTCCTAACTGGAGTAAGGAACTTCCCATATGGATAGACTCTCCTCTGGCTTGGAACTGGGGCATGAGTATTAGTGGGAACAGGTTCCACTATTATTAAGCCCTGTCAAATGACCCCAGTACTAATGTTTTATGTAATTGATTGGTCATTGACTATGGACTCTGTTTTCTAACCCAGAACACAGACAAGACTGTACCCATTAACCTGAGTGGCAAAGGGTATTATTGATGAATAGGCATAGGTTCCTGGAGCACTATGTGTCTTCTGaactggttttggtttttttgcaaggcaactagagttaagtggcttgcccaaggtcacacaagctaggtaattagtgtctgagaccggatttaaactcagatgctcctaactccagggcgggtgctgcTCTACCACCGCCTGAACTGGTTTTTTAAGCTAGGGTATTAGCTAGTGGGCAAGGGAATGAGCTAGTTGAATTTTTAACTAATATGTCTTAATTGGATTTTACAGATCCGATGCTGTACCAGGGGTCTGGTCAGGCCTGTGTCTGCATCTGTCCTGAATAGATCAGAGATCTATCTTCAACAGGTAAGAAAGTAGGGGTCTTCTCCAGAATGAGTTGAATTGATATTTCTGGATTTGAGGTGGATAACTAATACAGTAGGAAAGGATCATTTGGGTTTCATTGTATCTTTTAAGTTATTACTAAGAAAGTACATCCTTTTTAACTCAAACATAATTTCCTGTGGTCCATTATCACCATATTTAGAATTGATTGTCAACCAGAGGGTTGGGGGAATCTGCCACTAAGCCCTGTCTCTCACCAATTTATCAGTCCTCTTTCTTGCCAGCCCACTTCTAGCAGTACTCCACTCCAGCTGGCCCGTCGGGAGTTCCAGACCAGTGCTATTTCCCGGGACATTGACACAGCTGCCAAGTTTATTGGGGCTGGGGCCGCCACAGTTGGGGTGGCTGGCTCAGGGGCAGGTATCGGGACAGTGTTTGGCAGTTTAATCATCGGCTATGCCAGGTAGGTAGAGTGGAGGTAGCACTGAAAATTTTTGTCCTTGAGGTTTATGCTTTAATCCTGCTAAGATGGGTGCCCTCAGTAACCTCCCTATTAATTCtgttttcctaattatttttgaTTGAGAATTTCTAACCCATGCTCAGCCTAGTTAATACCCACTTGTTCTGGTAAAAGAAGAATGACTTTGATCGTTCTTCTCCCATCAGGATAACTTGTCCAAGGAAGCATTTCTTATTTCCTGACAAGGATTCCCCTAGTCTACAACCCTAGTTTCATACCTGGCTGACAactgttctctctttctctgttcctttCAGGAACCCATCCCTCAAGCAGCAGCTCTTCTCCTACGCCATCCTGGGCTTTGCCCTGTCTGAAGCTATGGGGCTCTTCTGTTTGATGGTAGCCTTCCTCATCCTCTTCGCCATGTGAGGCTCTGTGGAAGCTCGCCTGCCTCCATCCCGCTGCTTTGACTCCAGCCCTGAGCCCCTTGCTGGAGGGTGTCAAGCTTTAACATTAAACACCATGTTTCTTTAAACTCATGTGGCTAAGCCCCAGTGTTTTGGGGGCCCTggtgggggagagaggaaagatgagtgagatttgtttttcagttatggcTGACTTTTTGACCCCTTTgggagattttcttggcaaaaatactagagtggtttgccatttccttctcattttacagaaaacggAACTAAAGCatataattaagtgacttgttcagagttccacagctagtaagtatctgaggttatatttgaactcagatcttcctgactcccagctgACCACTCTCTCCACCAGGATGGAGATGGCCCTATCCAAACAGGAGAGTGGTAGACAACAACATATCTTGTTGCCACCATTTTGCTTCCTACTTGTATCAAAGAATGAAGGTGCACAGTGTATGACTGCACAGGCTCTGATTTGGGGAGACTTCAATCCCAGCTCTGACTCAGCACTTCaactctttgggcctcagttttctttgtaaaatgagagagagtttctgagatttcttcaggtCTATCTttatacttgttttctttttttgtttgtttgtttgatttttcaaggcaatggggttaagtggcttgcccaaggccacacagctaggtaattattaagtgtctgagattggatttgaacccaggtactcctgactccaaggccttgCTTTATtccctacgccacctagccgccctatactTGTTTTAACCTCATAAAACTCCATATTGTCCCAGGTCTTGTATGAGCAAAAATCCTTGTCTTTCACCTGAGTAAACACAGGACTTCTTAACTCCAGCTTCAGGTGAAGAAGCACTATGCTCTTGTCCTA from Macrotis lagotis isolate mMagLag1 chromosome 2, bilby.v1.9.chrom.fasta, whole genome shotgun sequence includes these protein-coding regions:
- the ATP5MC1 gene encoding ATP synthase F(0) complex subunit C1, mitochondrial, with amino-acid sequence MQSTGALLVSPALIRCCTRGLVRPVSASVLNRSEIYLQQPTSSSTPLQLARREFQTSAISRDIDTAAKFIGAGAATVGVAGSGAGIGTVFGSLIIGYARNPSLKQQLFSYAILGFALSEAMGLFCLMVAFLILFAM